In Clostridium omnivorum, the DNA window CAACAATACATTTTAAAATGCATTCCTTATTTTCCTCAAAAGTCTTTTCCCAATTATTAACTACTTGTATTTTTATCTGCATCTCTTTTGGTAGAGTCTTGTTCATCTTAAAGTATACTTCTGAGGAATATATTATTTTTTCAGTAAATACTGTATCTGATGTATTGAAATGTGGATACAATCCATATTTTTTTGCAATACTTAAAACCTTTTTGCAATTATCTGCACCAAGTACTGACATATAAATAATCTCATCCTTGTCTTTCTCCCTCACATAGGCACCATTTGCACATATCAGCGGTACCTTAGTGCCAACAATTTCTGCAAAATAATTTGCAGATGTAAACAATCTGCCGGTACATATTGCGACTTTTACTCCTCTATCCTGTGCCATTTTTATTGCCATTTTATTTTCTTCGCTAACCTTACCTTCATTATTTAAAAGAGTTCCATCCATATCTGTACAAAATAATTTATACATTTCATCAGCTCCTCTTGCTTTTATGATGTCAGATTAATTATAGCAAATATACTAAACTATAACAAAGTCTTCAATTTTATATCAAAAAAAGTTAAAGCATATAGGTTTTTCTTTTTATAATATACCCTATATGCTTTACCAACATTTATTTGTCATCTGCAGTTGCAGTTTTATCCCTACTCATATCAGTTTTTGATTTATTGTAATAATCTATTCCTTTATTTTTATCTGAATTCAAGTAGTTTAAAAGACCATTGCAAATATTGTTACCAAAGTTCTTTAATACTTCTTCTTTAGAAAGCTTATCTCTATCTTCTTCATTACTTAAAAAGCCGCATTCTAAAAGCACTGCTGGAACATTACTATATCTTAAAACTGCTAGCCTATCTTTTATTATACCTCTATCATACCAATTATCACTTTTTAGAATTTCCTTCTGCATTGTCTTTGCCAGTGCCATTCTTTCATCCTTTTGCTCACCTTTATCATTGAAATAATAGTAGGAAGCCACACCTTTATATTTACTTTCTTTATTGCTATTTATATGTACTGAAATAAAGGCTTCAGCATTAGCTTTATTAGTAATATTACCTATCTCCTTAAGATCAACCCATTTATCCTCATACCTTGTCTTAATGATCTTACAACCTTTAAAAATCAATTCTTTTTCTGCATAATTAACAATTTTATTGGTTAGGTCTTTTTCATATATATTTTTCAAATTTGTTCCCTTATCCACTCCTCCGTGTCCGGGATCTAATACAGCTACATGATTATAGGGTTTTTCTTTTTTACTTAATAACACAATTATTTTTTTCTTATCAGCATTATCTATATATATATAGTTATTTTCTTTAAATTGCTTATTAAATTTTAGTATTATTCTATTTTCATTTTTATCATAGGTTACATCCTTACCTTGTACCTTACTACTTGACTTTATATTTACATTGTCTATAGCATCCTTCATAACAGAAACCTCAATCAAGTCATTTTTTTCATCATAATTAAGTTTCTCAATGCTTTTTTTGCAATCAATTGTATATTTTTTATAGAACTCATTTTCTTCTAAAGTGATACTCCCATTTTTATCTGCTGCCAAGGCTACATTATCCATTAAGGCATGTCCACTGGCAGAATTAATTATTAAACTTAAAAGCTTTGATAATAAAATTATCATTATTAAGAAAATTAAACAAGCTACTGCAAACTTTTTTTTATTCACAATCTTAATTTTTTTATTCATTCTTAATCACACCCAGCCCCAATTTATTAATACTATATTATAACATCCTTCCAAAAATTTCAATCAAAAAAAACTTACCTCTAT includes these proteins:
- a CDS encoding Cof-type HAD-IIB family hydrolase codes for the protein MYKLFCTDMDGTLLNNEGKVSEENKMAIKMAQDRGVKVAICTGRLFTSANYFAEIVGTKVPLICANGAYVREKDKDEIIYMSVLGADNCKKVLSIAKKYGLYPHFNTSDTVFTEKIIYSSEVYFKMNKTLPKEMQIKIQVVNNWEKTFEENKECILKCIVVDDDIEKIKSAKSELALEDELEVVSSRENNIEIMCKGVSKGRAVEILAGYYNINKEEVICIGDNENDISMLKYAGLGIAMANGEEKVLEIADFITDTNENSGVAKAIEKFILI
- a CDS encoding N-acetylmuramoyl-L-alanine amidase family protein; translated protein: MNKKIKIVNKKKFAVACLIFLIMIILLSKLLSLIINSASGHALMDNVALAADKNGSITLEENEFYKKYTIDCKKSIEKLNYDEKNDLIEVSVMKDAIDNVNIKSSSKVQGKDVTYDKNENRIILKFNKQFKENNYIYIDNADKKKIIVLLSKKEKPYNHVAVLDPGHGGVDKGTNLKNIYEKDLTNKIVNYAEKELIFKGCKIIKTRYEDKWVDLKEIGNITNKANAEAFISVHINSNKESKYKGVASYYYFNDKGEQKDERMALAKTMQKEILKSDNWYDRGIIKDRLAVLRYSNVPAVLLECGFLSNEEDRDKLSKEEVLKNFGNNICNGLLNYLNSDKNKGIDYYNKSKTDMSRDKTATADDK